Proteins co-encoded in one Cupriavidus nantongensis genomic window:
- a CDS encoding chloride channel protein: MELRGSANWRKPRARGRLWWHHAVLCVGGTLVGGVATLYAWLIDIGHQLFLAASAHGPWVTLLLSPALGALAVWLTHRYFDGAEGSGIPQIVAIVSGGNGTAKRRLLRPAVIVGKIGLSFLGTLGGFTLGRQGPTVHIGAALLVSLRRWLPGLSGPAGAHLTALDRQLALAGASAGLSAAFCTPLAGIAFAIEELARGIPPRGSAALIAVVVCAGTVAGVLQGEGPALGMIAAGPSAPYRMAVAVVTAGAVAGLAGAGFCWLLVHSERWLPPRIRGLRAQRPAMFGALCGLGVALLGLASSGTSHGSGYGETRALLAGDLVLPAAYPFLKGLSLLLTWLSGIPGGLFVPSLAIGAGIGNLLQYTIGQAPLPVYAALAMCGYLAAVTQRPVTAFVVMIELVGARGLTIPLMATALIAAGVSRMAVPPLYGALSGRYAPATATGRM, encoded by the coding sequence ATGGAGCTGCGTGGGAGCGCGAACTGGAGGAAACCACGGGCCCGTGGCCGGCTGTGGTGGCATCACGCCGTACTGTGCGTCGGTGGCACCCTGGTCGGCGGTGTCGCCACGCTATATGCCTGGCTGATCGACATCGGCCACCAGCTGTTTCTCGCGGCAAGCGCCCACGGGCCGTGGGTCACCTTGCTGCTTTCGCCAGCACTGGGCGCACTCGCAGTCTGGCTCACACACCGCTATTTCGACGGTGCCGAAGGCAGTGGCATTCCACAGATCGTGGCCATCGTCAGCGGCGGCAATGGAACGGCTAAGCGGCGTCTGCTGCGGCCGGCGGTGATCGTCGGCAAGATCGGCCTGTCCTTTCTCGGCACGCTGGGCGGCTTCACGCTCGGCCGCCAGGGCCCCACCGTCCATATCGGCGCCGCGCTGCTCGTCAGCCTCCGCCGGTGGCTCCCCGGGCTGTCCGGTCCAGCCGGCGCCCATCTCACCGCGCTCGATCGCCAGCTTGCCCTTGCCGGCGCGTCGGCCGGATTGTCGGCAGCGTTCTGCACGCCGCTGGCCGGCATTGCCTTCGCCATCGAGGAACTGGCGCGCGGCATCCCGCCGCGCGGCAGCGCGGCGTTGATCGCGGTGGTGGTCTGTGCCGGCACCGTGGCGGGCGTGCTGCAAGGCGAGGGTCCGGCGCTCGGCATGATAGCGGCCGGCCCGTCGGCACCGTACCGCATGGCTGTCGCGGTCGTGACAGCGGGCGCGGTGGCCGGGCTGGCCGGCGCCGGCTTCTGTTGGCTGCTGGTTCACAGCGAGCGGTGGTTGCCGCCTCGGATACGCGGTCTGCGCGCGCAACGCCCTGCAATGTTCGGCGCGCTGTGCGGGCTGGGCGTTGCGCTCCTCGGGCTGGCGTCATCGGGAACCAGCCACGGCAGCGGGTACGGCGAAACGCGCGCGCTGCTGGCCGGCGACCTCGTGCTGCCGGCTGCGTATCCCTTCCTCAAGGGCCTGTCCTTGCTGCTGACCTGGCTGTCCGGCATTCCGGGCGGCCTGTTCGTGCCATCGCTGGCCATCGGCGCAGGGATCGGCAACCTGCTCCAATACACGATCGGGCAGGCACCTTTGCCGGTGTACGCGGCACTGGCGATGTGCGGCTATCTTGCCGCGGTGACGCAGCGCCCGGTCACGGCTTTCGTGGTGATGATCGAACTGGTGGGAGCGCGCGGCCTGACGATTCCGCTGATGGCTACCGCGTTGATCGCGGCCGGCGTATCGAGGATGGCGGTGCCGCCCTTGTATGGGGCGCTGTCGGGGCGCTATGCGCCCGCGACAGCCACGGGCAGGATGTAA
- a CDS encoding cation acetate symporter, whose translation MKALTIGIFLGILALTLAVTWWAARHTNTTSEFYAAGGKLTARANGFALAGDWMSAAAFLGFSGLISLYGMDGSLYAVAALAAFLIVLMVVAEPVRNTGRFTYGDVIAERMRSRHARLAAVIGTFVVNLAYMVPQMAGAGALIKLMLGISYESAVVMVGVGMIVYVLFGGMIATTWVQIIKAVLLLAAAAVLVAMLLAAVQYDPLRLFASVEQQYGAQMLLPGGYFKHPLDPLSLFLSFMFGVAGLPHIMTRFYTVPDARTARKSVLWLMFLAGSFFLVTTLIGFASATLVGQDAIRAADKGGNLALPLLAQHLGGGPGTFGGQFFLACICAVAFAAILAVVAGLTLASSGAIAHDLYVNVIRRGAVSEEQQVRVARIATLGVGVLAVALGLLAQGINVGVLVILAIAIAASANFPIILLSMFWRRFNTAGVIGGVTAGLVSSVALAFLGPAFLKDQALFPIVNPTILSMPIGFLGAWLGTMLSRRSAEHEARFDAFVFQAHTGARPDAPPAPVVPAD comes from the coding sequence ATGAAAGCCCTGACCATCGGAATCTTCCTCGGCATTCTCGCGCTGACGCTGGCGGTGACGTGGTGGGCCGCCCGCCACACCAATACCACCAGCGAGTTCTACGCCGCCGGCGGGAAACTGACGGCCCGCGCCAACGGCTTCGCCCTGGCAGGGGACTGGATGAGTGCGGCGGCTTTCCTGGGCTTCTCGGGCCTGATCTCGCTGTACGGCATGGACGGCTCGCTCTACGCGGTGGCGGCGCTGGCAGCCTTCCTGATCGTACTGATGGTGGTGGCCGAGCCGGTGCGCAATACCGGCAGGTTCACCTATGGCGACGTGATCGCCGAACGCATGCGCAGCCGGCATGCGCGGCTCGCGGCGGTCATCGGGACCTTCGTGGTCAACCTGGCATACATGGTGCCGCAGATGGCAGGGGCCGGCGCCCTGATCAAGCTGATGCTCGGCATCTCGTACGAGTCCGCCGTGGTCATGGTTGGCGTCGGGATGATCGTGTATGTGCTGTTCGGCGGCATGATCGCCACCACGTGGGTGCAGATCATCAAGGCCGTTCTGCTGCTCGCGGCGGCTGCCGTGCTGGTGGCGATGCTGCTGGCTGCTGTCCAATACGACCCGCTGCGGCTGTTCGCTTCGGTGGAGCAGCAGTATGGCGCGCAGATGCTGTTGCCGGGCGGCTACTTCAAGCATCCGCTGGACCCGCTATCGCTGTTCCTGTCGTTCATGTTCGGCGTCGCCGGCCTGCCTCACATCATGACGCGCTTCTACACCGTGCCGGATGCGCGGACAGCGCGCAAGTCGGTGCTGTGGCTGATGTTCCTGGCCGGCAGCTTCTTCCTGGTCACCACGCTGATCGGCTTCGCGTCGGCCACCCTCGTGGGACAGGACGCCATCCGCGCGGCCGACAAGGGCGGCAACCTGGCACTGCCGCTGCTGGCGCAGCATCTCGGCGGCGGTCCCGGCACCTTCGGCGGCCAGTTCTTCCTGGCATGTATCTGTGCCGTGGCCTTCGCCGCCATTCTCGCCGTGGTGGCCGGACTCACGCTCGCGTCGTCGGGCGCCATCGCGCACGACCTGTATGTGAATGTGATTCGCCGGGGCGCGGTCAGCGAAGAGCAGCAGGTCCGCGTCGCGCGCATCGCCACGTTGGGCGTGGGCGTGCTGGCGGTCGCGCTGGGACTGCTGGCGCAGGGCATCAATGTGGGCGTGCTGGTGATCCTGGCCATCGCGATCGCGGCGTCGGCCAATTTCCCCATCATCCTGCTGTCGATGTTCTGGCGCCGCTTCAATACCGCCGGTGTGATCGGTGGCGTCACCGCGGGCCTGGTTTCGTCGGTCGCGCTGGCGTTTCTCGGCCCGGCGTTCCTGAAGGACCAGGCGCTGTTTCCGATCGTGAATCCAACGATCCTGAGCATGCCGATCGGCTTCCTCGGCGCATGGCTTGGCACGATGCTGAGCCGGCGCAGCGCCGAGCACGAGGCCCGCTTCGACGCCTTCGTCTTCCAGGCGCATACCGGGGCCAGGCCGGATGCTCCGCCGGCTCCTGTTGTGCCGGCGGACTGA
- a CDS encoding haloacid dehalogenase type II, producing MKAIKGVVFDLYGTLFDVHSVAGRCSDLYPGRGLEISVLWRQKQLEYTWLRSLMGQYLSFEAATEDALVYTCNHLGLQLQAPDRAALCEAYLKLNPYPDTPPALSMLQALDLPLAILSNGSVRSIHSVVHHAGLQDRFAHLISVDNVEVFKPHGKVYALPEKTMGLARDNMLFVSSNAWDASGAKHFGYQVAWINRVGNTYDELGARPDVQVESLETLADWVRGQDRA from the coding sequence ATGAAAGCAATCAAAGGTGTAGTGTTCGATCTCTACGGCACGCTGTTCGACGTGCATTCGGTAGCCGGCCGCTGCAGCGACCTGTATCCGGGACGCGGACTGGAGATCAGCGTGCTGTGGCGCCAGAAGCAACTGGAATACACCTGGCTGCGCAGCCTGATGGGCCAGTACCTGTCGTTCGAGGCTGCCACCGAGGACGCGCTGGTCTATACCTGCAACCATCTCGGGCTGCAGCTGCAGGCGCCGGACCGCGCGGCGTTGTGCGAGGCGTACCTGAAGCTGAATCCCTACCCGGATACTCCGCCGGCCCTGTCGATGCTTCAGGCGCTCGATCTTCCGCTGGCCATCCTGTCCAACGGCTCGGTACGGTCGATTCATTCGGTCGTGCACCACGCGGGGCTGCAGGATCGCTTCGCCCATCTGATCAGCGTCGATAACGTCGAAGTGTTCAAGCCGCACGGCAAGGTCTATGCGCTGCCCGAAAAGACCATGGGCCTGGCGCGCGACAACATGCTGTTCGTCTCGTCGAACGCCTGGGACGCATCAGGGGCCAAGCACTTCGGTTACCAGGTGGCGTGGATCAATCGCGTGGGCAACACCTACGACGAGCTGGGTGCGCGGCCGGATGTCCAGGTCGAGTCGCTGGAAACGCTGGCCGATTGGGTCCGAGGCCAGGATCGCGCTTGA